A stretch of the Desulforamulus ferrireducens genome encodes the following:
- a CDS encoding PrkA family serine protein kinase, whose protein sequence is MDFFKLLDEYRSLEKSLAWEGTFQDYLKIVKERPYVTQLAHARIYNMIKDAGVEVKEGGNTYKFFSKEIFGLDKPLEKLVEEYFHPAARRLDVRKRILLLMGPVSGGKSTLVAMLKRGLEQYSRTEKGALYGIKGCPMHEEPLHLVPKELREEFMKEYNVYIEGELCPSCRMMLETEYGGRIEDVKVERVFLSEDNRVGIGTFTPSDPKSQDIADLTGSIDFSTIAEYGSESDPRAYRFDGELNISNRGLMEFQEMLKCDEKFLWNLLSLSQEGNFKAGRFALIYADEMIIAHTNENEYRAFISNKKNEALQSRIIVMKIPYNLKVSDEVKIYEKLIKQSDLSTIHIAPHALRVASIFSVLSRLKESKKQGMDIVKKMKLYDGEDVEGFKQKDLKELQAEAIDEGMSGVDPRYVINRLSSALIRTHTQCINPLDVLRAIKDGLDQHPSITQEERERLLNFISVARKEYDEMAKKEVQKAFVYSFEESARVLFNNYLDNVEAYCNGVKLKDPITDEEMDPDEKLMRSIEEQIGISENAKKAFREEILIRLSSYARKQKQFNYNSHERLREAIEKKLFADLKDIVKITTSSKTPDAEQLKRINEVSARLIEEHGYCPVCANELLKYVGSLLSR, encoded by the coding sequence GTGGATTTTTTTAAACTACTGGATGAATACCGCTCTTTAGAAAAGAGTTTAGCTTGGGAAGGTACCTTTCAGGATTATCTTAAAATTGTCAAGGAAAGGCCTTATGTTACTCAATTGGCGCACGCAAGAATATACAACATGATTAAGGATGCGGGAGTGGAAGTTAAGGAAGGGGGAAATACGTACAAGTTTTTCTCCAAAGAAATTTTTGGCCTGGATAAACCTTTGGAAAAATTGGTGGAGGAGTATTTTCACCCCGCAGCCCGGCGTCTGGATGTCAGAAAGCGTATTTTGTTGTTAATGGGTCCGGTCAGCGGTGGGAAATCAACTCTGGTGGCCATGCTTAAACGAGGGTTAGAGCAGTATAGCCGCACGGAAAAAGGCGCCTTATACGGTATTAAAGGCTGTCCCATGCATGAAGAGCCTTTACACCTGGTGCCGAAAGAATTACGAGAAGAGTTTATGAAGGAATATAACGTCTACATTGAGGGTGAACTTTGTCCATCCTGCCGCATGATGCTGGAAACTGAATATGGCGGCAGGATTGAAGATGTTAAAGTGGAACGGGTTTTCCTCTCGGAAGATAATCGGGTGGGTATTGGCACCTTTACTCCCTCGGATCCTAAGTCCCAGGATATCGCTGACTTAACCGGCAGTATAGACTTTTCTACCATCGCCGAGTATGGTTCTGAATCGGATCCCCGGGCTTACCGTTTTGATGGAGAGCTGAACATTTCTAACCGGGGTTTGATGGAATTCCAAGAAATGCTCAAGTGCGATGAGAAATTCCTGTGGAATCTGTTATCCCTATCCCAGGAAGGTAACTTTAAAGCGGGACGTTTTGCCCTGATTTACGCTGATGAGATGATCATTGCCCATACCAACGAGAATGAATATAGAGCCTTTATAAGCAATAAGAAAAACGAAGCCCTACAATCCCGTATTATCGTGATGAAAATACCTTATAATTTAAAGGTTTCCGATGAAGTTAAAATTTATGAGAAATTAATTAAACAAAGTGACCTTAGTACCATTCACATTGCCCCTCATGCCCTCAGGGTGGCGAGTATTTTCTCTGTGTTGTCCCGCCTTAAGGAATCCAAAAAACAAGGGATGGACATAGTTAAAAAAATGAAACTATACGATGGCGAAGATGTCGAGGGATTCAAACAAAAGGATCTTAAGGAATTGCAGGCCGAAGCCATAGATGAAGGCATGAGCGGAGTCGATCCACGCTATGTCATTAACCGCCTCTCTTCTGCCTTAATCCGTACCCACACCCAATGCATTAACCCTCTGGATGTGTTGCGTGCCATTAAAGACGGTCTGGACCAACATCCCTCCATTACCCAGGAAGAACGCGAACGGTTACTAAACTTCATCTCGGTGGCCAGAAAAGAATATGACGAAATGGCTAAGAAGGAAGTACAAAAGGCCTTTGTCTATTCCTTTGAAGAGTCAGCCCGGGTATTGTTTAATAACTATCTGGATAATGTGGAGGCCTATTGCAACGGGGTGAAGTTAAAGGATCCCATTACCGATGAAGAAATGGACCCCGATGAAAAACTCATGCGGTCCATCGAAGAACAAATCGGTATTTCTGAAAATGCTAAAAAGGCTTTTCGCGAGGAAATTCTCATCCGCTTATCCAGTTATGCCCGCAAACAGAAGCAGTTTAACTATAATAGCCACGAAAGACTAAGGGAAGCCATTGAGAAAAAACTCTTTGCCGATCTCAAGGATATTGTTAAGATTACCACCTCCAGCAAAACCCCCGATGCCGAACAATTAAAGCGCATTAACGAAGTTAGTGCTCGCCTAATCGAAGAACATGGCTATTGCCCGGTATGTGCCAATGAATTATTGAAATATGTTGGTAGCCTGTTAAGTCGCTAG
- a CDS encoding type 1 glutamine amidotransferase codes for MLKVCHLYPDLLNLYGDRGNIIAFMQRCRWRGIPVELLEVNVGEPVNFADIDFLFLGGGSDREQNLMAEDLLLRKDSLQQAIEEGLVVLAICGGFQMLGQYYLTHDGQKIPGLGILDVYTKAGDKRLIGNIVIEVEINGEPVKVAGFENHSGQTYIGNLQPLGKVIAGFGNNGQDQLEGVRYKNVFCSYLHGPLLPKNSKLTDLLIQLALRRRGLDTSLPRLNDDLEEAAVGVIVERLSK; via the coding sequence ATGCTGAAGGTATGTCATCTGTATCCTGATTTATTAAATCTCTATGGTGATCGCGGTAACATCATTGCCTTTATGCAAAGATGCCGTTGGCGGGGTATTCCTGTGGAATTACTGGAAGTTAATGTGGGAGAACCAGTGAATTTTGCGGATATAGATTTTTTGTTTTTAGGCGGAGGTTCCGATCGTGAACAAAATTTAATGGCGGAGGATTTATTGCTGCGTAAAGACTCGCTGCAGCAGGCCATTGAAGAAGGTTTAGTGGTGCTGGCTATTTGTGGTGGCTTTCAGATGCTGGGGCAGTATTATCTAACCCACGATGGTCAGAAAATACCTGGCTTAGGTATCTTGGATGTGTATACCAAGGCCGGAGACAAGAGACTCATTGGGAATATTGTGATAGAAGTGGAGATCAACGGTGAGCCGGTTAAGGTGGCGGGCTTTGAGAATCATTCAGGGCAAACCTATATTGGCAATTTACAGCCATTGGGTAAAGTAATAGCCGGTTTTGGCAACAATGGTCAGGACCAACTGGAAGGAGTAAGATATAAAAACGTCTTTTGCTCCTATTTACATGGACCTTTATTGCCCAAAAACAGTAAACTCACCGATTTGCTGATTCAGCTAGCTTTGCGAAGGCGAGGTTTAGACACTAGCTTGCCCCGGTTAAATGATGACCTGGAAGAAGCGGCTGTTGGGGTAATTGTGGAGAGATTAAGCAAATAA
- a CDS encoding MurT ligase domain-containing protein, producing the protein MNIKLMLAVMAAKIAAFLSRMFGGKGSSLPGVVARKIYAGTLRDLAGQARQGIIMVTGTNGKTTTNNMIASVILSAGNKIVINQEGANLITGVTTAFIRYANWWGRIDCDYALLEVDEASFPKVLMEVTPQMVVVNNFFRDQLDRYGELDKTVTLVRDALKKLPEVQLILNSDDPLVAQMQQATGHRATFFGLAPQQRTETGSQQTREARFCPHCGEELQYHSYQYSQLGSFICPGCSFQRPEPEVEGFAVETVGARLRARVKYPQGEAQITLHTQGFYNVYNALAAFAVGNLMGIKEEQIVKGLLTYRPAIGRMETFSYQGKPAILNLVKNPTGYNEGLNSLLSIPGSKTVFMAVNDNDADGRDISWLWDVDFEHLASADHETDLFVCSGLRAEEMALRLKYAGIPREKITVIRELEAAIKTALEGPGQLTYLFSTYTALWPAQKILLALAEKEDTHAEGMSSVS; encoded by the coding sequence ATGAATATTAAACTTATGCTAGCAGTCATGGCAGCCAAAATTGCTGCCTTCCTAAGTCGCATGTTTGGTGGTAAGGGTTCTTCCCTGCCAGGAGTGGTGGCCAGGAAAATATATGCAGGTACCCTGCGGGATTTAGCCGGACAAGCCCGCCAGGGTATCATTATGGTCACAGGGACCAATGGGAAAACCACAACCAATAACATGATAGCCAGTGTAATTTTGTCTGCTGGCAATAAAATTGTCATCAACCAGGAAGGGGCTAACCTGATTACAGGTGTGACCACAGCCTTTATTCGCTATGCTAATTGGTGGGGACGCATTGATTGTGATTATGCCCTGCTGGAAGTAGATGAGGCATCCTTTCCCAAGGTGTTAATGGAAGTAACCCCACAGATGGTGGTAGTCAATAACTTTTTTCGGGATCAACTGGATCGTTATGGAGAACTGGATAAAACCGTCACTTTGGTGAGGGATGCCTTAAAAAAACTGCCTGAGGTACAGCTTATCTTAAACAGTGATGATCCATTAGTGGCACAGATGCAACAGGCCACCGGTCATCGGGCTACCTTTTTTGGTTTGGCTCCCCAACAGCGTACCGAGACAGGCTCTCAGCAAACCAGAGAAGCCAGATTTTGCCCCCATTGCGGCGAGGAATTGCAATACCATAGTTATCAGTACAGCCAACTGGGCTCCTTTATTTGTCCCGGCTGTTCCTTTCAAAGACCGGAACCGGAGGTTGAAGGGTTCGCTGTGGAAACAGTGGGGGCCAGGCTGCGGGCAAGGGTTAAATATCCCCAGGGGGAGGCACAAATCACCCTGCATACCCAGGGTTTTTATAATGTTTACAATGCCCTGGCCGCCTTTGCCGTTGGTAATTTAATGGGCATAAAAGAGGAGCAAATAGTCAAGGGATTATTAACCTACAGACCGGCCATTGGGCGCATGGAAACATTTTCCTATCAAGGTAAGCCGGCTATTCTCAACCTGGTTAAAAACCCCACCGGTTATAATGAGGGATTAAACAGCTTGCTAAGCATACCCGGTAGTAAAACTGTTTTTATGGCAGTGAACGATAATGATGCAGATGGTAGGGATATCTCCTGGTTGTGGGATGTGGATTTTGAACATCTAGCCAGTGCTGACCATGAAACAGATTTATTTGTATGTTCAGGCCTAAGGGCGGAGGAGATGGCCCTCAGGTTGAAATATGCAGGTATCCCACGGGAAAAAATTACGGTAATTAGGGAATTAGAGGCCGCCATTAAGACAGCCTTGGAGGGACCGGGACAACTAACCTATTTATTTTCCACTTATACAGCCCTCTGGCCTGCCCAAAAAATTTTGTTAGCCCTGGCGGAGAAGGAGGATACCCATGCTGAAGGTATGTCATCTGTATCCTGA
- a CDS encoding DUF456 domain-containing protein: MFSLGLVIAILFFIAGMAGIFLPILPGAPLIVLGMVAYGLIEGFTNLTWQFFLGQLILMAFVFGIDYLAGMWGVRRYGGSNTAVWGSVIGALVGLFILGPLGIILGPFLGAVGGELIAKGNLQLAVRAGMGTLLGFLGGALLKLILQILMIIWFFSTIY, from the coding sequence ATGTTTAGCTTGGGTTTGGTTATTGCCATTCTTTTCTTTATTGCCGGCATGGCAGGCATATTTCTCCCCATCTTGCCCGGAGCCCCTTTAATAGTTCTGGGTATGGTGGCTTACGGCTTGATCGAGGGCTTCACTAATTTAACCTGGCAATTTTTTTTAGGACAGCTAATTTTAATGGCCTTTGTCTTTGGTATAGATTATTTAGCAGGTATGTGGGGTGTCAGGAGATATGGCGGTTCCAATACTGCCGTTTGGGGTTCCGTAATAGGTGCCTTAGTTGGTTTGTTTATCCTCGGTCCCTTGGGAATTATTCTCGGACCTTTTCTGGGCGCTGTTGGTGGTGAACTAATCGCCAAAGGTAATCTCCAACTGGCTGTCAGGGCCGGTATGGGCACCCTGTTAGGGTTCTTGGGCGGAGCTTTACTCAAGTTAATCCTGCAGATTTTAATGATCATTTGGTTTTTTTCTACTATTTATTAA
- the ytpR gene encoding YtpR family tRNA-binding protein, which produces MTEETTKELITSDKVVVGEIIATEQHPDAEKLTVCTVNVGQEEPLQIVCGARNVAPGIKVPVALHGAKLPGGKKIKRGKLRGVLSNGMICAQDELGFERNIDGIWILDDTAEIGSPVPFKEIPQEAEV; this is translated from the coding sequence ATGACTGAGGAAACAACAAAGGAATTAATCACCAGCGATAAGGTTGTAGTTGGTGAAATAATTGCCACCGAACAACATCCAGATGCCGAGAAATTAACTGTTTGTACTGTCAATGTAGGTCAGGAAGAGCCATTGCAGATTGTCTGTGGTGCCAGGAACGTGGCCCCTGGTATAAAAGTACCTGTTGCCTTGCATGGGGCAAAACTCCCCGGCGGTAAAAAGATCAAGCGAGGAAAGCTACGGGGAGTATTAAGCAATGGGATGATTTGCGCTCAGGATGAATTGGGCTTTGAGCGTAATATCGATGGAATTTGGATATTAGATGATACCGCTGAAATTGGTAGCCCGGTACCCTTTAAAGAAATACCGCAGGAAGCCGAGGTATAA
- a CDS encoding ATP-binding protein, with translation MDFFDPERVLKQLANKRQPEKKAPSVTVQCKKCEDRGLYMEGDYAVPCSCVQRKALENKFKNCQIPKSMLKHTFNNFKLTYYSSTLKEPLSQRTYLEIAQRTLQYAKDFAKNFVQGDPKEGLLIQGPVGSGKTFLACCIANYVLRNSDKAVLFVIVPDLLEKIKASYSNAGNYTEYSLVEAACEVPLLIMDDLGAHNYTEWTKNKIYNIINYRVNQELPTIITTNLDLSDDLVKLVGERTVSRIEQMCYPLWLEREHDIREVIRQEKINQHISGLR, from the coding sequence ATGGATTTTTTTGATCCTGAGAGAGTATTAAAGCAACTAGCTAACAAGCGGCAACCGGAAAAAAAAGCACCTTCTGTTACTGTACAATGTAAAAAATGTGAAGACCGGGGTCTCTATATGGAAGGGGATTATGCGGTACCTTGTAGTTGTGTGCAACGCAAGGCGCTGGAGAATAAATTTAAAAATTGCCAAATTCCTAAATCCATGTTAAAGCACACCTTTAATAATTTTAAACTGACCTATTATTCCTCTACCTTAAAAGAACCACTGTCCCAAAGAACCTATCTGGAAATAGCGCAAAGGACCTTACAATATGCCAAGGATTTTGCTAAAAACTTTGTTCAGGGAGATCCCAAGGAAGGACTCTTAATTCAGGGACCGGTGGGCTCTGGCAAGACTTTCCTGGCTTGTTGTATAGCCAATTATGTTTTACGAAACAGCGATAAGGCAGTTTTGTTTGTCATTGTACCTGACTTGTTAGAAAAAATTAAAGCCAGTTACAGTAACGCAGGTAACTATACTGAATATAGTTTGGTAGAGGCAGCCTGTGAGGTTCCCTTATTAATTATGGATGATCTGGGCGCCCATAATTATACCGAATGGACGAAAAACAAAATCTATAATATTATTAACTACCGGGTTAATCAGGAATTGCCCACCATTATCACCACTAACCTGGATTTATCCGATGATTTAGTGAAGTTGGTGGGTGAGAGGACGGTTTCCCGCATTGAACAAATGTGTTATCCCCTCTGGTTAGAAAGGGAGCATGATATTCGAGAAGTTATCCGGCAGGAAAAAATTAACCAACATATCAGTGGCTTGCGTTAA
- a CDS encoding glutathionylspermidine synthase family protein, protein MARLDIFYYQPHNFKFCEFNADGSSGMNKSNVLEKIFLDSLPMRRLKLKYKIHYFELIEKWVNHCLQLYDQFAPQQTKPNVAIVDWQGAGNIKEFEAFQEAFMQKGCRTVIADPRQLKYDGRMLSYQDMKIDLVYRRVVTSELIQRQAEVRDLISAYRDKAVCMVGPLRSEISHNKIIFKVLHQDTEDILTAEEREFVQQHIPFTAEFQGDRSIFSQVLKNKDRYVLKPTDMYAAAGVYLGKEFSETRWRQIIEQCWENNYLYQEYCQPFCGRLVDIEQRVSTSLYNQMVGLFVYDKKFSGLYTRVGQGDVISQQQGYFILPNYYLAE, encoded by the coding sequence ATGGCCAGACTGGACATTTTTTATTACCAACCCCATAACTTTAAGTTTTGTGAGTTTAATGCCGACGGTTCCTCCGGGATGAATAAATCAAATGTACTGGAAAAAATATTCTTAGATTCTCTGCCCATGCGTAGACTGAAACTTAAATACAAGATCCATTATTTTGAACTCATAGAAAAGTGGGTTAACCACTGTTTGCAGCTTTATGACCAGTTTGCTCCCCAGCAAACTAAGCCTAATGTGGCCATTGTGGATTGGCAAGGGGCAGGTAATATCAAAGAGTTCGAGGCTTTCCAGGAAGCATTTATGCAAAAAGGATGTAGAACGGTCATTGCCGACCCACGGCAGTTAAAATATGATGGCAGGATGCTATCTTATCAAGATATGAAGATAGATTTAGTCTATCGGCGGGTGGTAACCAGTGAATTAATCCAGCGTCAAGCAGAGGTAAGGGACTTAATCTCCGCTTACCGGGATAAAGCAGTGTGTATGGTGGGGCCGCTACGCTCAGAAATAAGCCATAACAAAATTATTTTTAAAGTATTGCACCAGGATACGGAGGACATTTTAACCGCTGAAGAGAGGGAGTTTGTGCAACAACACATCCCCTTTACGGCAGAGTTCCAAGGGGATCGTAGTATTTTTTCTCAGGTGTTAAAAAACAAGGATCGTTATGTACTAAAGCCGACGGATATGTATGCAGCGGCGGGAGTTTACCTGGGTAAGGAGTTTAGTGAAACCCGCTGGAGACAAATAATTGAGCAATGTTGGGAAAATAATTATTTATATCAGGAGTATTGTCAGCCCTTTTGTGGACGGTTGGTAGATATTGAGCAAAGGGTTAGCACAAGCCTTTATAACCAAATGGTGGGACTTTTTGTTTATGATAAAAAATTTTCCGGCCTCTACACTCGGGTTGGCCAGGGGGATGTCATCTCTCAACAACAGGGGTACTTCATCCTGCCTAATTATTACCTAGCCGAGTAG
- a CDS encoding glutamate--cysteine ligase has product MQEMVEIFMSRENQQITEIIKYLQSKEKDCRDYKVGVEFEHLIVEQDSLNAVSYYGPQGVEETLKEMLSYGWVGDYEEGNLLGLHREGATITLEPGSQLELSTMPQANIPQANIQDIEQEYLNFVNQITPILKKKKQALLAMGYQPQTSIADIGFIPKQRYVFMSDYLKNRGKYAHNMMKGTASMQYSLDYKNEADFIKKIKVASCLAPVMAVIFDNSPFFEGQVWPQHAARTVIWQNCDDVRCGPAAKHGHGWGYGDYAKFILETPPIFIKKKGATIYTGEQPYKELFDPDDYTLEELEQAMTMVFPDVRAKGFIEIRIADACPYPLNIAGAAFWKGLLYNEVSVNKLFEAFQNITVADIERAKQEVVNKGYQANLAGSTLAELGCRLIQLAKAGLPADEIRYLEPLQELIEQRKSPAELTKERLPLGKKQAVEWCFIKPSEVCYVP; this is encoded by the coding sequence ATGCAAGAAATGGTGGAGATATTCATGTCCCGGGAAAACCAACAAATTACGGAAATCATCAAATACTTGCAAAGCAAGGAAAAAGACTGCCGAGACTACAAAGTTGGCGTTGAGTTTGAACATCTAATTGTGGAGCAGGATTCTTTAAATGCTGTTTCTTACTATGGCCCTCAGGGAGTAGAAGAAACCCTAAAGGAAATGCTGTCCTATGGTTGGGTGGGAGACTATGAAGAGGGTAATCTTTTAGGTCTCCATCGGGAAGGGGCTACTATTACCCTGGAACCTGGCAGTCAGCTGGAACTAAGCACTATGCCACAAGCAAATATCCCACAAGCAAATATCCAGGATATAGAACAAGAGTATCTTAATTTTGTCAACCAGATTACGCCTATTCTCAAGAAAAAGAAGCAGGCTCTATTGGCCATGGGCTATCAGCCACAAACCTCCATAGCGGATATTGGTTTTATTCCCAAACAAAGATATGTTTTTATGTCCGACTACCTCAAAAACCGTGGTAAATATGCCCATAACATGATGAAGGGAACAGCTTCTATGCAGTACAGCTTAGATTATAAGAATGAAGCTGATTTTATCAAAAAAATTAAGGTAGCCAGCTGTCTGGCCCCTGTGATGGCTGTCATATTTGATAACTCCCCTTTTTTTGAAGGACAAGTTTGGCCGCAACATGCTGCCAGGACAGTGATCTGGCAAAATTGCGATGATGTTAGATGTGGGCCTGCTGCTAAACATGGTCATGGTTGGGGTTATGGCGATTATGCCAAATTTATTTTGGAAACGCCGCCCATCTTCATCAAGAAAAAAGGTGCCACTATATACACCGGAGAGCAGCCCTATAAGGAATTATTTGATCCGGATGATTACACTTTAGAAGAATTGGAACAGGCCATGACCATGGTTTTTCCTGATGTCAGGGCTAAGGGTTTTATAGAAATTAGGATAGCCGATGCCTGTCCCTATCCCCTAAATATTGCTGGAGCAGCCTTTTGGAAAGGATTATTGTATAACGAGGTAAGTGTAAATAAACTATTTGAGGCCTTCCAAAATATCACAGTTGCGGATATTGAAAGGGCTAAGCAGGAGGTGGTAAATAAGGGTTATCAAGCTAACTTGGCCGGCTCTACCTTGGCAGAACTTGGCTGCCGGCTAATTCAATTGGCCAAGGCTGGCTTGCCCGCTGATGAGATAAGGTATCTTGAGCCACTACAAGAACTTATTGAACAAAGGAAGAGTCCTGCTGAGCTAACCAAAGAAAGACTACCGTTGGGTAAAAAACAAGCCGTAGAATGGTGCTTCATTAAACCCAGCGAGGTGTGTTATGTACCTTAA
- a CDS encoding Fe-only nitrogenase accessory AnfO family protein, which produces MSKEIAFYVGEDGQTTSLYEQGKVVVYQRNQGSWSIAREKEFDLGKTFSIKVLRDNMQVMIDFLGSCKTMVGRSISGIPYYALEKARCNIWEYEGNPTDFLDYFVSREAKTKESTEQPKQAKPPAPVEIMKDCYRISLKEIQEQNMGYTSKQVLLPFLRQEEFYSLEVICNHIPPWLAGELLVGDLESTTEAIGSNEYKITIRKKCCQQT; this is translated from the coding sequence ATGTCTAAGGAAATAGCCTTTTATGTAGGCGAGGACGGTCAAACAACAAGTCTTTATGAACAGGGAAAAGTGGTGGTCTATCAGAGAAATCAGGGAAGCTGGAGCATTGCCCGGGAAAAGGAGTTTGACCTGGGAAAGACCTTTAGTATCAAGGTGCTGAGAGATAATATGCAAGTGATGATTGACTTCCTGGGATCTTGTAAGACCATGGTGGGTCGTTCCATTAGTGGTATTCCCTACTATGCTTTGGAGAAGGCCCGATGCAATATCTGGGAATATGAAGGAAATCCTACAGATTTTTTGGATTATTTTGTAAGTAGGGAAGCAAAGACAAAGGAATCAACTGAACAACCAAAGCAAGCTAAGCCTCCTGCCCCTGTGGAAATTATGAAGGATTGTTATCGCATTTCCCTCAAAGAAATACAAGAACAAAACATGGGTTATACCTCAAAACAAGTTTTGCTACCTTTCCTGCGCCAGGAGGAATTTTACTCTCTGGAGGTAATTTGTAATCATATTCCTCCTTGGCTGGCAGGTGAGCTTTTAGTGGGTGACTTAGAAAGTACCACGGAAGCCATCGGTAGTAATGAATATAAGATTACGATCAGAAAAAAATGCTGCCAGCAAACATGA
- the nifB gene encoding nitrogenase cofactor biosynthesis protein NifB: MKYTCSNTKLSPLQVLEGIEKHPCYSPEAQHRYARMHLPVAPGCNISCNYCNRKYDCANESRPGVTSEVLTPLLAQQKFIVVKEKMPNLSVVGIAGPGDALANWPNTREAIERIKESNPEMIFCLSTNGLLLTEYAAEIIELGIKHVTVTANCLDPQVGAKIYRHIFYRGQKYEGVAGAKILIEKQLAGIQLLASLGVLVKVNIVMISGVNDHQIPALVKKVKELGAIMTNIMPLIPAKGSAFAHLPATNLQELEQMRDLCQIDLQQMRHCRQCRADAIGMLNDIQ, from the coding sequence ATGAAGTACACCTGTTCAAACACTAAATTATCACCGCTGCAAGTACTGGAGGGTATCGAAAAACATCCCTGTTATTCTCCGGAGGCACAGCATAGGTATGCCAGGATGCACCTACCGGTGGCCCCTGGTTGTAATATCAGTTGTAACTACTGTAACCGTAAGTATGATTGCGCCAATGAAAGCAGACCTGGTGTTACCAGTGAAGTCCTGACTCCTTTACTGGCCCAACAAAAATTTATTGTGGTGAAGGAGAAAATGCCTAACCTCAGTGTGGTTGGCATTGCCGGGCCGGGTGACGCTTTGGCCAATTGGCCCAATACCAGGGAGGCCATTGAGAGGATCAAAGAATCTAACCCGGAAATGATCTTTTGTTTGTCCACCAATGGCCTGCTGCTTACGGAATATGCCGCTGAGATCATTGAGCTGGGCATTAAGCATGTTACCGTAACAGCCAATTGTCTGGACCCTCAGGTGGGCGCAAAGATCTACCGGCATATTTTTTACCGAGGGCAAAAATATGAAGGTGTGGCAGGAGCTAAAATTCTCATCGAAAAACAGTTGGCGGGAATTCAGCTTTTGGCCAGCCTGGGTGTCCTGGTGAAGGTTAATATTGTGATGATCAGCGGTGTTAACGATCATCAGATACCTGCCCTGGTTAAGAAAGTAAAAGAACTGGGGGCCATTATGACCAACATCATGCCCCTAATACCCGCCAAGGGAAGTGCCTTTGCCCATTTGCCGGCCACCAATTTGCAAGAGTTAGAGCAAATGAGGGATCTTTGTCAAATTGACTTGCAGCAAATGCGGCATTGCCGTCAGTGCAGGGCGGATGCCATTGGTATGCTCAATGACATTCAATAG